One window from the genome of Pararoseomonas sp. SCSIO 73927 encodes:
- a CDS encoding DUF5681 domain-containing protein — MADDPTPEPEGSPAPRANAGSGRGQDGRWQPGASGNPRGTPTGSRPRSAMELDELARDAAGGLVIAMARAALAGDVAAAEVILRRVWPVPRGRAVQVPGLAGVPTQNALDAVILQVAEGALPIETAEGIARLLQTRATLVEVEDLKREVEALKASAGPADGAAP, encoded by the coding sequence ATGGCTGACGATCCGACGCCCGAGCCCGAGGGCAGCCCCGCGCCCCGTGCCAATGCAGGATCTGGCAGGGGCCAGGATGGGCGCTGGCAGCCCGGCGCGAGCGGCAACCCCCGGGGCACCCCGACCGGGTCCCGCCCCCGGAGCGCGATGGAACTGGACGAACTCGCCCGTGATGCAGCCGGCGGGCTGGTGATCGCCATGGCGCGCGCGGCGCTGGCCGGCGACGTCGCGGCGGCCGAAGTCATTCTTCGGCGCGTCTGGCCTGTCCCGCGCGGGCGGGCCGTCCAGGTGCCGGGGCTGGCCGGGGTGCCGACCCAGAACGCCCTGGACGCGGTGATCCTGCAGGTCGCGGAGGGCGCCCTTCCGATCGAGACGGCCGAGGGGATTGCGCGCCTGCTGCAGACCCGCGCCACCCTGGTCGAGGTGGAGGATCTGAAGCGCGAGGTGGAGGCGCTGAAGGCCTCCGCCGGCCCCGCCGATGGTGCGGCCCCATGA
- a CDS encoding helix-turn-helix domain-containing protein: MSATTEEAPKGPRFTKVYDRGWDRIGQLVTLKGGPTVAKLWVFLARHCGHDNALACTVDVLAEELECSERSIIRAAKYLEQNGALTIAKLGTANVYILNDGEIWKTYEDHKRFCGFRTKTLISEKANPGLKRRLTHMTGKAPASDLFE, from the coding sequence ATGAGCGCGACCACGGAAGAGGCCCCCAAGGGTCCGCGCTTCACGAAGGTCTATGACCGGGGGTGGGACCGGATCGGTCAGTTAGTCACCCTGAAGGGCGGGCCCACCGTGGCGAAACTCTGGGTGTTCCTCGCCCGCCATTGCGGCCACGACAACGCCCTGGCCTGCACCGTAGACGTGCTGGCCGAGGAACTGGAGTGTTCGGAGCGATCCATCATCCGCGCCGCGAAATACCTGGAACAGAACGGCGCCCTGACCATCGCCAAGCTGGGCACCGCGAACGTCTACATCCTGAACGACGGGGAAATCTGGAAGACCTACGAGGACCATAAGCGGTTCTGCGGCTTCCGCACGAAGACGCTGATAAGCGAGAAGGCGAACCCTGGCCTCAAGCGTCGGCTGACCCACATGACCGGCAAGGCTCCCGCCTCCGACCTGTTCGAGTAG
- a CDS encoding helix-turn-helix domain-containing protein, whose amino-acid sequence MTTLVEVAPSAPDEPGRLLTLTEAATHSGYSREALRLRVRRGKLPAVRGNDRVVRIKASDLADLPPVSTDDQEDAEPATPDDRVDTYLEVQQHRGEAVRARLEAARIDLKGLRDRLDEERELSAERATQVAVAEARYQAAIQAQQVATEARQRAEARLAVIEEELREARRPLWERVIRAIRG is encoded by the coding sequence ATGACCACCCTGGTTGAAGTAGCTCCGTCCGCCCCGGACGAACCCGGACGGCTGCTGACGCTGACCGAGGCCGCCACCCATTCGGGATATAGTAGGGAGGCCCTTCGCCTACGGGTCCGGCGCGGAAAACTGCCCGCTGTCCGGGGGAATGACCGGGTGGTCAGGATCAAGGCCAGCGACCTTGCCGATCTGCCGCCCGTGTCCACGGACGACCAGGAGGACGCGGAGCCCGCGACCCCGGACGACCGGGTGGACACCTACCTGGAGGTGCAGCAGCACCGTGGCGAGGCTGTGCGCGCCCGTCTGGAGGCTGCCCGGATTGATCTGAAGGGCCTGCGCGACCGCCTGGACGAAGAACGGGAGTTGAGCGCGGAGCGCGCCACCCAGGTCGCGGTGGCCGAGGCCCGCTATCAGGCCGCCATCCAGGCGCAGCAGGTAGCCACCGAGGCGCGGCAGCGGGCGGAGGCCCGGCTGGCCGTGATCGAGGAAGAACTACGGGAAGCCCGCCGGCCTCTCTGGGAACGGGTGATCCGGGCAATCCGGGGTTAG
- a CDS encoding recombinase family protein, whose product MSHAAAIAYVRVSTDRQGRSGLGLEAQREAIARFAQDQGMTITTEFMEVETGKGADALDRRPQLAAALAAARRIGAPVIVSKLDRLSRDVAFIAGLMAQRVPFIVAELGADADPFMLHLYAALAEKERRLISDRTRDALKKLRDGGKALGGVRPGQRLPTAEQHARGVRAGADAQRVAADHRAHALAARVQELRAAGTSMAGIATALQDEKIPTPRGGAWTATAVKRLLARIEATEAAEVIA is encoded by the coding sequence ATGAGCCACGCCGCCGCCATCGCCTATGTCCGCGTCAGCACCGATCGCCAGGGCCGGTCCGGCCTGGGCCTGGAGGCGCAGCGCGAGGCCATTGCCCGCTTCGCCCAGGACCAGGGCATGACGATCACCACCGAGTTCATGGAGGTGGAGACGGGCAAGGGTGCTGACGCCCTGGACCGCCGGCCGCAGCTAGCCGCCGCCCTGGCCGCCGCCCGCCGGATCGGCGCCCCCGTCATCGTCAGCAAGCTGGACCGCCTTTCGCGCGACGTGGCGTTCATCGCGGGCCTGATGGCGCAGCGCGTGCCCTTCATCGTCGCGGAACTGGGCGCGGACGCGGACCCGTTCATGCTGCACCTCTACGCGGCCCTGGCTGAGAAGGAGCGCAGGCTGATTTCCGATCGGACCCGCGACGCGCTGAAGAAGCTGCGCGATGGCGGGAAGGCGCTGGGCGGTGTCCGCCCCGGTCAGCGCCTGCCCACCGCCGAACAGCACGCGCGTGGCGTCCGCGCTGGCGCCGATGCCCAGCGCGTGGCGGCCGACCACCGCGCCCATGCCCTCGCCGCCCGCGTCCAGGAACTGCGCGCGGCCGGCACCTCCATGGCAGGGATCGCAACCGCCCTGCAGGACGAGAAAATCCCGACCCCGCGCGGTGGCGCCTGGACTGCCACCGCCGTGAAGCGCCTCCTGGCCCGGATCGAGGCGACGGAGGCGGCCGAAGTAATCGCGTGA